The Oncorhynchus tshawytscha isolate Ot180627B linkage group LG12, Otsh_v2.0, whole genome shotgun sequence genome includes a window with the following:
- the ak6 gene encoding adenylate kinase isoenzyme 6 — translation MKIMKRPNILLTGTPGVGKTTLGKELAQRTGLTYVNVGDLAQEGQLFDGFDEEYQCPVLDEDRVVDELEDKMGDGGVIVDYHGCDFFPERWFQIVFVLRTDNTNLYSRLEGRGYTGKKLQDNVQCEIFQTIYEEAMEAYKEEIVHQLPSNEPEDLERNLEQVVQWIEQWVKDNN, via the exons aTGAAAATCATGAAGCGACCAAATATTCTACTGACAG GCACCCCTGGCGTAGGGAAGACCACCCTGGGGAAAGAGCTTGCCCAGAGGACAGGACTAACCTATGTCAATGTAGGCGACCTGGCACAAGAAG GGCAGCTGTTTGATGGATTTGATGAAGAGTACCAGTGCCCAGTGTTAGATGAGGACCGG GTGGTGGATGAGCTGGAGGATAAGATGGGCGACGGAGGGGTGATAGTGGACTACCACGGCTGTGACTTCTTCCCAGAGCGTTGGTTCCAGATTGTTTTCGTGCTCCGCACAGACAACACCAACCTCTACAGTCGCCTGGAGGGCAG gggCTACACAGGGAAGAAATTGCAGGACAATGTCCAGTGTGAGATCTTCCAGACCATCTACGAGGAGGCCATGGAGGCCTACAAGGAGGAGATTGTCCACCAGTTGCCCAGCAACGAGCCTGAGGACCTGGAGCGCAACCTGGAGCAGGTAGTCCAGTGGATCGAGCAGTGGGTGAAGGACAACAACTAG
- the marveld2b gene encoding LOW QUALITY PROTEIN: MARVEL domain-containing protein 2b (The sequence of the model RefSeq protein was modified relative to this genomic sequence to represent the inferred CDS: inserted 1 base in 1 codon; deleted 2 bases in 1 codon): MYHPQGRDQCVPMSARGGSSGRFNIVRDAEPHYDQVPVGSLWRDQDLPPPPRSLGGFRGADLAVSSDPLPPPPLPDQPPXGPDFYPLATVSERLDNDSAAMDIKPVRRFIPDSFKNFFRGNSVRGSSNKPFSLPPSPPLTEKDDLKPGTTRGVPCSPPPSPSLPGSYLDPYGGSGGSYNSRKERDAMLLGTDAFESVSGVTFRSAKTYSERVEDYHQRYAYMKSWAGLLRILGCVELLLGAVVFACACAYVHKDNEWFNMFGYSQPQLFGGLGGGAAAYGGSGSFSYDGPKTPFILVVAGLAWIVTVIMLVLGMTMYYRTILLDSSWWPLTECVINLALGFLYMVAAVMYVRDTTRGGLCYIPVFNNGVNGAFCRTEAGQTAAIIFLFVNMMIYFVGAGVCLKLWRHEAARLRREGLAQEMKTIGSSLPISALGGSRTSAQTPLPTLQTIPEVLDGHVASPAAPLMMEPEILRGHIPAGHIPKPVIVADYVAKYPTIRTEEERDQYKAVFKDQYAEYKELHAEVQVMAKKFDEMDELMRNLPPRPSSQLEKERINTIVLEYQRKKADPTFLEKRERCEYLKNKLSHIKQKINEYNKVMDWNDGFN, translated from the exons ATGTATCATCCGCAG GGCAGAGACCAGTGCGTCCCCATGTCTGCTAGAGGAGGTTCCTCTGGCCGTTTCAACATTGTCCGGGATGCAGAACCTCACTACGACCAGGTCCCAGTGGGCTCTTTATGGAGGGACCaggacctccctcctcctccccgctCCCTTGGGGGTTTCAGGGGGGCAGACCTGGCTGTGAGCTCTGAccccctgcccccccctcccctcccagacCAGCCCC TGGGCCCTGACTTCTACCCCCTAGCGACGGTG TCGGAGCGCCTTGACAACGACAGTGCGGCCATGGACATCAAACCCGTCCGCCGCTTCATTCCTGACTCCTTCAAGAACTTCTTCCGCGGCAACAGTGTCCGTGGTAGCAGCAACAAGCCCTTCTCCTTACCCCCCTCCCCGCCGCTGACGGAAAAAGACGACCTCAAACCAGGAACCACTAGAGGTgtcccctgctcccctcccccctctccctccctccctggctccTACCTGGATCCGTACGGAGGCTCTGGCGGCAGCTACAACTCCAGAAAAGAACGTGACGCCATGTTGCTAGGAACCGATGCATTCGAGTCTGTCTCAGGCGTCACATTCCGCTCAGCCAAGACCTACAGCGAGCGGGTGGAGGATTACCACCAGCGCTACGCCTATATGAAGTCCTGGGCGGGGTTACTGCGCATCCTGGGCTGTGTCGAGCTCCTTTTGGGCGCTGTCGTCTTCGCCTGCGCGTGTGCTTATGTGCACAAGGACAACGAGTGGTTCAATATGTTCGGCTATTCCCAGCCACAGTTGTTTGGGGGGTTAGGGGGCGGCGCAGCAGCGTACGGAGGCAGCGGATCGTTCAGCTACGACGGACCCAAAACCCCCTTCATCTTGGTAGTGGCTGGCCTGGCCTGGATAGTAACAGTCATTATGCTAGTCCTGGGGATGACCATGTACTACCGTACCATCCTCCTAGACTCGTCTTGGTGGCCGTTGACTGAGTGTGTAATTAACCTGGCCCTTGGGTTTCTCTACATGGTAGCAGCGGTCATGTACGTCAGGGACACAACCAGAGGAGGCCTCTGTTACATCCCTGTTTTCAACAACGGAGTCAACGGAGCCTTCTGTCGCACAGAGGCCGGCCAGACCGCCGCCATTATTTTTCTGTTCGTCAACATGATGATATATTTTGTGGGCGCCGGTGTGTGTCTGAAGCTGTGGCGGCACGAGGCGGCGAGgctgaggagggaggggttagcgCAGGAG ATGAAAACCATTGGATCTTCCCTGCCAATATCTGCT CTGGGCGGTTCCAGGACCTCAGCGCAGacccctctccccaccctccagACTATCCCGGAGGTGTTGGACGGCCATGTTGCCTCTCCAGCCGCCCCTCTGATGATGGAGCCAGAGATCCTCCGAGGACACATCCCCGCAGGACACATCCCCAAACCTGTAATCGTCGCAGACTACGTGGC gaagtacccgaCAATCCGtacggaggaggagagggaccagTACAAGGCTGTGTTTAAGGACCAGTATGCTGAGTACAAAGAGCTGCATGCTGAGGTCCAGGTCATGGCCAAGAAGTTTGACGAGATGGACGAACTGATGAGGAACCTGCCTCCACGGCCCTCCAGTCAACTG GAGAAGGAACGCATCAATACCATAGTATTGGAGTACCAGAGAAAGAAAGCG GATCCTACGTTCcttgagaagagggagaggtgtgaGTACCTGAAGAACAAACTGTCCCACATCAAACAGAAGATCAACGAATACAACAAGGTCATGGACTGGAACGACGGCTTCAACTAG